The following coding sequences are from one Apium graveolens cultivar Ventura unplaced genomic scaffold, ASM990537v1 ctg7678, whole genome shotgun sequence window:
- the LOC141704283 gene encoding superoxide dismutase [Cu-Zn], chloroplastic-like, whose translation MTVFLHMLNCVFQFGDTTNGCMSTGPYFNPEGFTHGAPEDEVRHAGDLGNIIANADGVAEATIVDTYVELSGPNAVIGRALVVHELEDDLGKVPQQLYLHLSNGPVGRALSSHMESPQNIVPASPAKELANPAT comes from the exons ATGACCGTTTTTTTGCATATG TTAAATTGTGTTTTTCAATTTGGGGATACTACGAATGGGTGTATGTCCACGG GACCATATTTCAATCCGGAAGGATTCACACACGGTGCTCCTGAAGATGAAGTCCGTCATGCGGGTGACCTGGGAAACATTATTGCTAATGCCGATG GTGTGGCAGAAGCAACAATTGTCGATACATATGT GGAACTTAGTGGGCCAAATGCAGTAATTGGAAGAGCCTTGGTTGTTCATGAACTTGAGGATGACCTCGGAAAGg TTCCTCAACAGTTGTACCTTCATCTCAGTAATGGGCCTGTTGGAAGGGCTCTCAGCTCTCATATGGAATCG CCCCAGAACATAGTACCAGCCTCTCCTGCTAAAGAGCTTGCAAACCCTGCAACATAG